TGACAGCATAGAAAGGGAGGCTTTGTCATGTGGAATGCGCTTTTATGGGGAACGATTGCCGGTTCTGCAACGATGTTAGGGGCACTGGTCGTATTAAAATATTCTATACCCAAGAAAATAATTGGATATATCATGGCTCTTGGTACAGGCGCATTAATTGGAGCAACTTCCTATGAGCTACTTGAAGACGCAGTGAGTAGGAGCGGTTTTTTTCAAATAGCTATTGGATTTTTAGGAGGATCACTCATTTTTACTTTTTTAGATATAGTCATTTCTAGAAAGGGTGGCCATAAACGTAAGCATAGTAACCGTGATGAATTCGTGGAAGAAAACTCGGAAGAAACGTCAAATGTTGGTGTTTTTATTGGTTCTGTGATGGACACTTTGCCTGAATCAGCCATGATAGGGATGAGCTTAGTTGGTGGAAAGTCAGTGAGCATAGCTCTGGTCGTCTCTATTTTTATTAGTAATATTCCAGAGGGAATATCAAGTACCGCTGGATTAAAGAAGTCGGGGTATTCTAATAAAAAAATAATTGTGATGTGGGCACTAGTTCTCTTTTTTTCAGCTTT
This DNA window, taken from Bacillaceae bacterium S4-13-56, encodes the following:
- a CDS encoding ZIP family metal transporter, encoding MWNALLWGTIAGSATMLGALVVLKYSIPKKIIGYIMALGTGALIGATSYELLEDAVSRSGFFQIAIGFLGGSLIFTFLDIVISRKGGHKRKHSNRDEFVEENSEETSNVGVFIGSVMDTLPESAMIGMSLVGGKSVSIALVVSIFISNIPEGISSTAGLKKSGYSNKKIIVMWALVLFFSALSSLAGAMLLDSASDTIKAMVSSFTAGAIISMIASTMMPEAFKDGGPIVGFITCVGVFTSLVLHHS